A window from Streptomyces subrutilus encodes these proteins:
- a CDS encoding TetR/AcrR family transcriptional regulator: MTYARADGDHKTRRLVPEDEVLRAALTAFSRHGFEGVSLRSLNADLNVSHNMLTKRYGSKDALWTAAVDHACARLTEALDRAEDPAGTPFDRLHGMITTFVEAAAHQPALLRLVNSEAAHDSERVTHLWTRHIEPTITRFAPLYAQLVADGTLKDVPLPTVYFMITAGGTAPWANPALSTRLGHPPDSLRAIRLHAHHVADLILNGLRTLR, encoded by the coding sequence ATGACGTACGCCCGTGCCGACGGTGATCACAAGACCCGGCGCCTGGTCCCCGAGGACGAAGTCCTCCGCGCCGCGCTCACGGCCTTCTCCCGTCATGGATTCGAGGGCGTCTCCCTGCGCTCCCTCAACGCCGACCTGAACGTCAGCCACAACATGCTCACCAAGCGGTACGGCTCCAAAGACGCCCTGTGGACGGCAGCCGTCGACCATGCCTGCGCCCGCCTGACCGAGGCGCTCGACCGTGCCGAGGACCCGGCCGGCACTCCGTTCGACCGGCTGCACGGCATGATCACCACCTTCGTCGAGGCCGCCGCGCACCAGCCGGCCCTGCTCCGGCTGGTCAACTCCGAGGCCGCCCACGACTCCGAGCGCGTCACCCACCTGTGGACCCGTCACATCGAGCCGACCATCACGCGCTTCGCGCCCCTGTACGCGCAGCTCGTCGCCGACGGCACCCTCAAGGACGTCCCCCTGCCCACCGTCTACTTCATGATCACCGCAGGCGGTACCGCGCCGTGGGCCAATCCCGCGCTCAGTACCCGCCTCGGCCACCCGCCGGACTCCCTCCGCGCGATCCGCCTCCATGCCCACCACGTCGCCGACCTCATCCTCAACGGACTGCGCACCCTTCGATGA